The proteins below are encoded in one region of Tolumonas auensis DSM 9187:
- the murJ gene encoding murein biosynthesis integral membrane protein MurJ: protein MSKKLIKSGLMVTTATFASRILGLVRDIAIAHLLGAGVASDVFFFANRIPNYLRRLFADGAFNQAFVPVMTEYKAKGDKVAVRELLSAASGTLGLVITVVTILGVLGSTVLSALFGWGWFMAWWHDEPGADKFELASLLLKITFPYLWFVTFTAMSGAVLNTYGRFGVSSFTPTFLNIVLIATAWWIAPGMEQPEIALAVGTFVGGLVQLLYQIPYLYKMGFIVKPTWAWHHPGVVKIRTLMLPAIFGVSVSQINLMFNTMLASFLATGSISYLYYSDRLLEFPLGMFAVAISTVILPSLSRRHVDADPLRFSQTMDWGVRMVLFLGLPAMAGIMVLREPILRVLFMRGEFGPHEVSMAGGSLLASASGLLSLMLARVLAPGFHARQDTKTPVRYGMHSMASNMIFNAILIYPLGYIGLALSTALSGTVNAISLFQGLYRRHIYRPGKDTAVFVLRLTVATLLMAGVLLWLNAPLSSWTAWSQWRSIWELTKLIAIALVTYGLGMGLVGLRPRHFKTVTES from the coding sequence TTGAGCAAGAAGTTAATAAAATCTGGTCTAATGGTGACTACGGCGACCTTTGCCTCGCGTATTTTGGGGCTGGTTCGGGATATTGCCATTGCCCATCTGCTAGGGGCTGGTGTTGCTTCTGACGTGTTTTTCTTTGCCAATCGCATTCCTAATTATTTACGTCGTTTGTTTGCTGACGGGGCGTTCAATCAGGCATTTGTACCGGTGATGACTGAATACAAAGCGAAGGGCGATAAAGTGGCGGTCAGGGAGTTATTAAGTGCCGCGTCCGGAACGCTCGGTCTGGTGATTACTGTGGTTACCATTCTGGGGGTACTTGGTTCAACGGTATTATCTGCCTTGTTTGGCTGGGGCTGGTTTATGGCCTGGTGGCATGATGAGCCTGGTGCGGATAAATTTGAGCTGGCCAGTTTGTTGCTGAAGATCACATTTCCTTATCTCTGGTTTGTGACTTTTACGGCGATGTCAGGCGCAGTCCTTAACACCTATGGTCGTTTTGGTGTCTCCTCCTTTACTCCAACTTTTCTGAATATTGTGCTGATTGCTACTGCCTGGTGGATAGCACCGGGTATGGAACAACCGGAAATAGCATTAGCGGTAGGTACCTTTGTGGGGGGGCTGGTGCAACTGCTGTATCAAATTCCCTATCTTTATAAAATGGGCTTTATTGTTAAGCCGACATGGGCCTGGCATCACCCCGGTGTCGTTAAAATCCGTACGCTGATGTTGCCGGCGATATTTGGTGTTTCCGTCAGTCAGATTAATCTGATGTTTAACACCATGCTGGCTTCTTTTCTGGCGACGGGGTCAATCAGCTATCTTTATTATTCCGATCGGCTGCTTGAATTCCCGCTGGGGATGTTTGCGGTGGCAATCAGCACAGTCATTTTACCTTCACTTTCCAGACGTCACGTCGATGCAGATCCGCTGCGGTTTTCACAAACCATGGACTGGGGCGTCCGGATGGTACTGTTTTTAGGGTTGCCGGCGATGGCCGGTATCATGGTCTTGCGTGAGCCGATCCTGCGGGTGTTATTCATGCGTGGTGAGTTTGGTCCGCATGAAGTCAGTATGGCGGGTGGCAGCCTGCTGGCCTCTGCCTCCGGATTGTTATCCCTGATGCTGGCCAGAGTGCTGGCTCCCGGCTTCCATGCCCGGCAGGATACGAAAACACCGGTACGCTACGGTATGCACTCCATGGCATCCAATATGATATTCAATGCGATTTTGATTTATCCTCTGGGATATATCGGTCTTGCGCTGTCTACCGCATTATCAGGCACCGTGAATGCGATATCGCTGTTTCAGGGCTTATATCGCCGGCATATTTATCGTCCCGGGAAGGATACGGCTGTCTTTGTTCTTCGTCTGACAGTAGCGACATTGCTGATGGCAGGGGTTTTACTCTGGTTAAATGCGCCGTTATCCAGCTGGACGGCCTGGTCGCAATGGCGCTCCATATGGGAACTGACCAAGCTGATTGCTATTGCACTTGTCACATATGGTTTGGGGATGGGGTTGGTTGGTTTGCGTCCCCGTCATTTCAAAACTGTGACAGAGAGCTGA
- the rpsT gene encoding 30S ribosomal protein S20, whose translation MANIKSAKKRAIQAEKARKHNASRRSMTRTFIKKVVAAIASGDKAVAQAAFAAAQPILDRMATKGLIHKNKAARHKSRLSAQIVAMQ comes from the coding sequence TTGGCTAACATTAAATCTGCTAAGAAGCGCGCTATCCAGGCAGAGAAAGCCCGCAAGCACAACGCCAGCCGTCGTTCCATGACTCGTACTTTCATCAAGAAAGTAGTAGCAGCGATCGCTTCTGGTGATAAAGCTGTTGCTCAGGCTGCTTTCGCGGCTGCACAGCCAATTCTGGACCGTATGGCGACTAAAGGCCTGATCCACAAGAACAAGGCTGCTCGTCATAAATCGCGCCTGTCTGCTCAGATCGTTGCAATGCAGTAA
- a CDS encoding ArsR/SmtB family transcription factor encodes MSIEEMELGADQAVSLLKAMANRHRLIILCCLQGGELSVGELNQKIGLSQSALSQHLALLRRDQLVKTRKEAQTVYYSLRSAEVEAIIATLHNLYCAS; translated from the coding sequence ATGTCCATCGAAGAAATGGAACTTGGCGCCGATCAAGCTGTGTCGTTATTAAAGGCCATGGCAAACCGTCATCGGCTGATCATACTGTGTTGTTTGCAGGGTGGTGAGTTGTCCGTCGGCGAGCTGAACCAGAAAATTGGGCTTAGTCAGTCGGCATTGTCGCAGCATCTGGCGTTGTTGCGCCGGGATCAGCTGGTTAAAACCCGCAAAGAGGCTCAGACAGTCTATTATTCACTGAGAAGTGCTGAGGTTGAGGCGATTATTGCCACATTACACAATTTATATTGTGCTTCGTAA
- the nhaR gene encoding transcriptional activator NhaR yields MFHLNYNHLYYFWMTQKKGSVTQAAEALYLTPQTITGQIRQLEERLGGRLFKRKGRNIEATELGQLVFRYADKMFSLSYEMLEVVTFQKENESSFNVGIADVLSKRIASKVLLAALPADSAVHLRCIESTHEMLLVQLREHKLDVILSDCPLDSTQHPDLLSKKLGECGVSFFCQAPLPEKAFPECLMERKLLIPAKRTAMGRQLTRWFDEQGLAPQIFGEFDDAALMKAFGLFNQGIFVAPTLYQEEFLDGQTVVLLGQTDALKEEYYAIFAERMIQHPAVKRLCESDFSALFAGLE; encoded by the coding sequence GTGTTTCATCTCAATTATAACCACCTGTATTACTTCTGGATGACACAGAAAAAGGGTTCAGTAACCCAGGCTGCCGAGGCCCTGTATCTGACGCCACAAACGATTACCGGACAAATCCGTCAGTTAGAAGAGCGGCTGGGAGGGCGGTTATTTAAGCGGAAAGGACGTAATATCGAAGCGACAGAGCTGGGACAGCTGGTTTTTCGCTATGCGGATAAAATGTTTTCGCTCTCTTATGAAATGCTTGAGGTCGTGACATTCCAGAAAGAAAATGAAAGTTCATTTAATGTGGGGATTGCTGATGTACTTTCTAAGCGTATTGCGTCGAAAGTATTGCTGGCGGCCTTACCTGCCGACAGTGCTGTGCATCTGCGCTGTATTGAATCGACCCATGAGATGTTGCTGGTTCAGTTACGTGAGCACAAGCTGGATGTCATTCTTTCCGACTGTCCTCTGGATTCAACGCAGCATCCGGATTTACTTTCCAAAAAATTAGGCGAATGTGGCGTGAGCTTTTTCTGTCAGGCACCACTGCCGGAGAAAGCTTTTCCGGAGTGTCTGATGGAGCGGAAACTGCTGATTCCGGCGAAAAGAACGGCGATGGGAAGACAACTGACCCGCTGGTTTGATGAGCAGGGGTTAGCGCCGCAAATCTTCGGTGAATTTGACGATGCGGCATTAATGAAGGCATTTGGTCTGTTTAACCAAGGGATCTTTGTTGCGCCGACGCTTTATCAGGAAGAATTTCTTGATGGTCAGACGGTGGTTTTGCTGGGACAAACGGATGCGTTAAAAGAAGAGTATTATGCTATTTTTGCGGAGCGTATGATTCAGCATCCGGCAGTTAAACGACTATGTGAAAGTGACTTCTCAGCATTATTTGCCGGATTAGAGTAA
- the nhaA gene encoding Na+/H+ antiporter NhaA produces the protein MVDLVKRFLQLEAASGIILFFTAVLALILANSPWSEIYFSFLDIPVQFRVGSLDVHKPLLLWINDGLMAIFFLLVGMEIKREALEGSLSSMRQAGLPVIAAIGGMIVPAAMFSFIINDAPQFMAGWAIPMATDIAFALGVLSLLSGRVPLSLKVFLLALAIIDDLGAIMVIALFYTAELHTIPLLFAVALSAMLLMLNRSRVMLLTPYLIVGALLWLAVLKSGVHATIAGVILGFAIPHIRGATHTPLRQLEHQLHPWSSYFILPFFAFANAGLSFSGLSWTDLGSGLPLAIIVGLFIGKPLGVMLVSWLAVKAKLAALPENVGWQQLFGLSVLCGIGFTMSIFIGGLAFGTASEAFASSRLGILFGSLIAAVFGYILLRNATRTCQRKEQKRVSSQL, from the coding sequence ATGGTCGACTTAGTTAAACGTTTTCTGCAACTGGAGGCTGCCAGCGGGATCATACTGTTCTTTACTGCGGTACTGGCGCTGATACTGGCCAATTCTCCATGGTCTGAAATTTATTTCTCATTTTTGGATATTCCGGTGCAGTTCCGGGTTGGCAGTCTGGATGTGCATAAGCCTTTATTACTCTGGATTAACGATGGGCTCATGGCCATTTTCTTTCTGCTGGTTGGCATGGAAATCAAGCGTGAAGCTCTGGAAGGGTCTCTGTCCAGTATGCGTCAGGCGGGTTTACCGGTTATTGCTGCGATAGGCGGTATGATCGTTCCTGCGGCGATGTTCTCTTTTATTATCAATGACGCCCCTCAGTTTATGGCGGGGTGGGCGATTCCGATGGCGACGGATATTGCGTTTGCGCTGGGTGTGTTGTCATTATTAAGTGGCCGTGTCCCTCTCTCGTTGAAGGTTTTTTTACTGGCTCTGGCGATTATTGATGATCTCGGCGCTATTATGGTCATAGCACTGTTTTATACGGCTGAATTACACACTATTCCGCTGTTGTTTGCTGTCGCACTGAGTGCCATGTTGTTAATGCTGAATCGCAGCAGAGTAATGCTGCTGACACCGTATCTGATAGTCGGTGCTCTGCTCTGGCTGGCGGTATTAAAATCAGGCGTTCATGCCACTATCGCTGGTGTCATTCTGGGGTTTGCTATTCCCCATATCAGGGGGGCGACTCATACACCGTTACGGCAACTTGAACATCAACTGCATCCGTGGAGTAGTTATTTTATTCTGCCATTTTTTGCGTTTGCCAATGCGGGATTATCATTCTCGGGGTTGTCCTGGACTGATCTGGGCTCTGGTTTACCGCTGGCAATTATTGTTGGCCTGTTTATCGGTAAACCGTTGGGGGTTATGCTGGTTTCATGGCTGGCCGTGAAAGCTAAATTAGCCGCTTTGCCGGAAAATGTTGGGTGGCAGCAACTTTTTGGTCTTTCCGTGCTGTGTGGTATTGGCTTTACCATGTCTATATTTATTGGTGGATTGGCGTTCGGCACTGCTAGCGAAGCCTTTGCTTCCTCACGTCTTGGGATCCTGTTTGGGTCATTAATTGCTGCGGTTTTCGGGTATATTTTATTAAGGAATGCAACCCGAACTTGTCAGCGTAAGGAACAGAAACGTGTTTCATCTCAATTATAA
- a CDS encoding thymidylate synthase, with the protein MKQYLDLCQRIIDEGVWIENQRTNKRCLTVINADLVYDVRNNQFPIITTRKSFWKAAIAELLGYIRGYDNAADFRALGTKSWDANANENEAWLKNPARKGLDDMGRVYGVQGRHWKTHDGTELDQLGKIVANLSKGIDDRGEILTFHNPGEFNLGCLRPCMHTHTFSLLGDTLYLTSYQRSCDVPLGLNFNQIQVFTLLALMAQITGNKPGLAYHKIVNAHIYEDQIELMRDVQLKRKPYPSPKLEINPDIKSLKDLETWVTLDDFNVTGYQHHDAIKYPFSV; encoded by the coding sequence ATGAAGCAATATCTAGACCTCTGCCAACGAATTATTGATGAAGGCGTTTGGATCGAGAACCAGAGAACAAACAAACGCTGCCTGACTGTTATCAATGCAGACTTAGTCTATGACGTCAGAAATAACCAATTTCCTATTATCACGACCCGAAAAAGCTTTTGGAAAGCCGCAATTGCAGAACTGCTTGGCTACATTCGAGGTTATGACAATGCAGCCGATTTTCGGGCATTAGGAACAAAATCATGGGATGCCAACGCGAACGAGAATGAAGCGTGGCTGAAAAACCCCGCACGTAAGGGTCTTGATGATATGGGGCGCGTCTACGGTGTTCAGGGCCGCCACTGGAAAACGCATGATGGAACTGAATTGGACCAGTTGGGTAAGATTGTTGCCAATTTATCGAAGGGGATTGACGATCGGGGGGAGATCCTAACCTTTCACAACCCAGGTGAATTTAACCTTGGCTGTCTTCGCCCTTGCATGCATACCCATACCTTTTCGCTGTTAGGTGATACGCTCTACCTAACCAGCTATCAGCGTTCCTGCGATGTTCCGCTCGGACTTAACTTCAATCAGATTCAAGTATTTACACTGCTGGCTCTCATGGCACAAATCACCGGAAACAAGCCAGGTTTGGCTTATCATAAGATCGTGAATGCCCATATCTATGAAGATCAGATCGAACTGATGCGCGATGTTCAGTTAAAACGCAAGCCTTATCCATCACCAAAACTTGAAATCAATCCGGATATCAAGAGCTTAAAAGATCTGGAAACCTGGGTAACGCTGGATGATTTCAATGTTACCGGTTATCAGCATCACGATGCAATCAAGTACCCATTTTCGGTTTAA
- the ptsP gene encoding phosphoenolpyruvate--protein phosphotransferase, whose product MLTTLRQIVESVTAAPSLFDAMCALVQQTRAAMHVDCCSVYISEPQRQRYRLVATDGLSQEAVGKAVLPFNEGLVGLVGRREELINLADAPAHSSFKYLPEVGEDEFKTFLGVPIMHQRNVLGVLVVQQTLSRQFTELDESFLVTLAAQLAVRIAHAELKGLISSSSNNHRAVHGIAVSSGMAIAKAWVWQPKMALSQVNLKHSDEPELQLELLNQAVLQVQMDLDSLAMRFQDAVQIDSQSIFDIYQHILADPNFILQIEQEITENQWNATSAVRQVSERLIAQFSAMSDPYLRERALDIRDVAQRLLSCLAHSHMEQFDFKEPVILLAEEVTATLLAEIPKERLAGVVSVRGAVNSHAAILARTMSVPAVMGLELPIQELDGQELIVDGSSGDVIIQPSSAVLAEYEQLIQQAKAFDNLVAKEAQLPSETLDGCPVSVLLNAGLSLDVDSCLMDCSDGVGLYRTEIPFMLHDSFPSEQEQTKRYRTILEQYSGRQVCMRTLDIGGDKPLPYFPISEENPFLGWRGIRITLDHPELFLAQLKAMLRASEHNDNLAIMLPMISCVSEVQSARRLLDQAWLEVSDELRERGGAIRYPSLGAMIEVPAAIYLLPDLAPYVDFWSVGTNDLTQYLLAVDRNNARVADMYDGLHPAVLRALQQIIQTANQQAKPVSVCGELAGDPIGVLILLAMGYRRFSMNLNNIAKIKYLLRRVRTDALEPLLAQAIQLNDSAQIRKIFSAYLESLGLQSFLSKKA is encoded by the coding sequence GTGCTGACAACATTGCGGCAAATCGTGGAAAGTGTAACGGCTGCACCATCTTTATTTGATGCGATGTGTGCTCTGGTACAGCAAACCCGTGCTGCCATGCATGTTGATTGTTGTTCGGTGTATATTTCAGAACCTCAGCGTCAGCGTTATCGCCTGGTTGCAACTGATGGCCTTTCTCAGGAAGCGGTTGGTAAAGCGGTATTGCCTTTTAATGAAGGTCTGGTTGGATTAGTGGGGCGTCGTGAAGAGCTGATTAATCTGGCTGATGCGCCGGCTCATTCCAGTTTTAAATACTTGCCGGAAGTTGGCGAGGATGAGTTCAAAACATTCCTGGGTGTGCCGATCATGCACCAGCGCAATGTGTTGGGGGTGCTTGTCGTTCAGCAAACCTTGTCCCGGCAATTTACTGAGCTTGATGAATCCTTTTTGGTTACCCTCGCAGCACAGCTGGCTGTTCGTATTGCACATGCGGAGCTGAAAGGGCTTATCAGCTCTTCCTCCAATAATCATCGGGCCGTACACGGTATTGCGGTCTCATCTGGCATGGCCATCGCTAAAGCCTGGGTATGGCAGCCTAAGATGGCGCTGTCACAAGTTAATCTGAAGCACAGCGATGAGCCGGAATTGCAGCTGGAATTACTCAATCAGGCTGTACTGCAAGTACAAATGGATCTTGATTCGCTAGCTATGCGCTTTCAGGATGCCGTTCAGATCGATTCACAGTCTATCTTCGATATCTATCAGCATATTCTTGCAGATCCGAATTTCATCTTACAGATTGAGCAGGAAATTACTGAGAATCAGTGGAATGCTACATCAGCTGTAAGACAGGTAAGCGAACGCCTTATTGCTCAGTTCTCGGCTATGAGTGATCCTTATCTGCGGGAAAGAGCATTGGATATCCGTGATGTTGCACAACGCTTGCTAAGCTGCCTGGCGCACAGTCACATGGAGCAGTTTGACTTCAAGGAACCTGTTATCTTGTTGGCTGAAGAGGTTACTGCGACCTTATTAGCCGAGATCCCAAAAGAGCGTTTAGCGGGAGTGGTCTCTGTTCGCGGGGCAGTGAATTCTCACGCTGCTATTCTGGCCCGGACTATGAGTGTCCCGGCTGTGATGGGTCTGGAACTTCCAATACAGGAGCTTGACGGGCAGGAACTGATTGTTGATGGCAGCAGCGGTGATGTCATTATCCAGCCAAGCAGTGCGGTACTTGCTGAATATGAGCAGTTAATTCAGCAAGCCAAAGCATTTGATAATTTGGTTGCTAAGGAAGCGCAATTACCCTCAGAGACCTTGGATGGATGTCCGGTATCTGTTTTACTTAATGCAGGTTTGAGTCTGGATGTTGATAGTTGTCTGATGGACTGTTCTGACGGTGTTGGCTTGTACCGTACCGAGATACCGTTCATGTTGCATGACAGCTTTCCTTCTGAACAGGAACAAACGAAACGTTACCGGACGATACTGGAGCAGTATAGCGGGCGTCAGGTGTGCATGCGGACACTGGACATCGGTGGTGACAAACCGCTACCTTATTTTCCTATCAGTGAAGAAAATCCTTTTCTGGGCTGGCGGGGTATCCGTATTACGCTGGATCATCCGGAGTTATTCCTGGCGCAGTTGAAAGCCATGCTAAGAGCCAGTGAGCATAATGATAACCTCGCGATCATGTTGCCAATGATCTCTTGTGTCAGTGAGGTCCAGTCGGCCCGGCGTCTGCTGGATCAGGCATGGCTGGAGGTATCTGATGAACTCAGAGAACGGGGTGGTGCAATCCGTTATCCTAGTCTGGGGGCCATGATTGAGGTACCGGCTGCAATTTATTTATTACCCGACTTGGCTCCTTATGTCGATTTCTGGTCAGTTGGTACGAATGACCTGACTCAATATCTGTTGGCTGTTGATCGTAATAATGCCCGTGTTGCTGATATGTATGATGGTTTGCACCCCGCCGTTCTGCGTGCACTGCAACAAATTATTCAGACTGCCAATCAGCAGGCTAAGCCTGTTTCTGTTTGTGGCGAGTTAGCCGGTGATCCTATTGGGGTGCTGATTTTGTTAGCGATGGGCTATCGTCGTTTCAGTATGAATCTGAATAATATCGCTAAAATCAAATATCTTCTGCGACGGGTACGGACAGATGCATTGGAGCCGTTACTTGCGCAGGCGATCCAATTAAATGACTCGGCTCAGATAAGGAAGATATTCTCGGCCTATCTGGAATCACTTGGCTTGCAGAGTTTTCTCAGTAAAAAAGCCTAA
- the rppH gene encoding RNA pyrophosphohydrolase has product MIDGDGFRPNVGIVICNRNGQVLWARRYGQHSWQFPQGGVDDGETPEQAMFRELYEEIGLKQDDVTILATSRNWLKYRLPKRLIRWESKPVCIGQKQKWFLLRLDAAKEACIQFGCHGQPEFDDWRWVSYWYPVRQVVSFKREVYRRVMKEFAAIAMPYLPPVAKKEPRRKGYR; this is encoded by the coding sequence GTGATTGATGGCGATGGTTTCCGCCCGAATGTAGGTATTGTGATCTGCAATCGCAATGGACAAGTGTTATGGGCTCGTCGCTATGGACAACATTCCTGGCAGTTTCCCCAAGGTGGTGTAGATGATGGGGAAACTCCGGAACAGGCTATGTTTCGTGAGTTGTACGAGGAAATAGGGCTGAAGCAGGATGATGTTACTATCCTTGCTACCAGTCGCAATTGGCTGAAATATCGGCTACCAAAGCGTTTGATCCGTTGGGAAAGCAAGCCGGTATGCATCGGACAAAAACAGAAATGGTTTTTACTGCGTCTGGATGCGGCCAAAGAAGCCTGCATCCAGTTTGGCTGCCATGGTCAGCCGGAATTTGATGATTGGCGTTGGGTAAGTTACTGGTATCCGGTAAGACAGGTGGTATCGTTTAAGCGTGAAGTCTATCGTCGGGTGATGAAAGAATTTGCAGCTATCGCGATGCCTTATTTACCACCTGTTGCCAAAAAAGAACCCCGAAGAAAAGGGTACCGCTAG